Proteins from one Cryptomeria japonica chromosome 4, Sugi_1.0, whole genome shotgun sequence genomic window:
- the LOC131065466 gene encoding putative leucine-rich repeat receptor-like serine/threonine-protein kinase At2g24130, protein MSNGSLERWLYPPEGSGCRLNLSDRIRIAMDIAEGMAYLHHYCFVQVIHCDLKPNNVLLGDDMTASIADFGLSNLIFSNSVNSLTSTDALRGSVGYIAPEYGIGGNLTTKGDVYSYGILVLELLTRKRPIDDMFNEGINLQKWIEMHFPNRISDVVDNCFLTNVDESEKSMVMECLTQFIQIGLFCTRESPQERPDMTKIIDRLNTIKCAFLGTPTSLQLPIDISPFINDEKNINTTESGNRGSSSISTS, encoded by the exons ATGTCAAATGGAAGTTTGGAGAGATGGTTGTATCCTCCTGAAGGGAGTGGATGCAGATTAAATTTGAGTGATCGGATAAGGATAGCAATGGATATAGCAGAAGGAATGGCATATCTTCATCATTATTGCTTTGTTCAAGTGATTCACTGTGACCTCAAGCCCAACAATGTCCTATTAGGAGATGATATGACTGCAAGTATAGCAGATTTTGGCCTTTCCAATCTTATTTTCAGCAATTCTGTAAATTCTTTGACTTCTACAGATGCACTTAGAGGATCTGTTGGCTACATTGCACCAG AGTATGGAATAGGCGGAAATCTTACTACAAAGGGAGATGTGTACAGTTATGGAATTCTAGTTTTAGAGTTGTTGACAAGGAAGAGACCAATAGATGATATGTTCAATGAAGGAATCAATCTACAAAAATGGATAGAAATGCATTTTCCAAATAGAATTTCAGATGTGGTGGATAATTGCTTTCTTACAAATGTTGATGAATCAGAGAAATCAATGGTAATGGAATGCCTTACTCAATTTATACAAATTGGTTTGTTTTGCACAAGAGAGTCACCTCAAGAGCGACCTGATATGACTAAGATAATTGATAGATTAAATACAATCAAATGTGCATTTCTTGGTACCCCTACATCTCTTCAATTACCAATAGATATCTCACCTTTCataaatgatgaaaaaaatataaatacaaCTGAGTCAGGCAATAGGGGAAGTTCATCTATATCTACATCCTAA
- the LOC131065430 gene encoding putative leucine-rich repeat receptor-like serine/threonine-protein kinase At2g24130 yields the protein MTGTVPLGIGKMQQLSWFNLWHNHFVSGSSGLSILTVLTNCSSLEHLDLAFNYFTGVLPTSIGRLSKSLSYLALNSNEIRGSIPDEIGNLTNLTLLDLNASQLNGTIPSALSRLPNLERLYLHTNNLQGRIPESFCHSKKLGLLSLSENMLSGQIPESLGKLPQLRDLILHHNQLSGKIPASLGRCQTLETVDLANNKLSGNLPPEVAAIDVSQNNFSGGIPSTLASCKELEYLNLSLNAFEGPIPPLLADLQNLQYMDLSCNNLSGMIPVAFKKMKMLQHLNLSSNMLAGEVPKGGAFATLDASEVMGNLGLCGGWINLPPCSHSKHNQPSVSKKVIIPIVVGIVILIISLLLEAFSYRYRSLSTPSLKVWPPKFSYEELVDATGGFNDENLLGISNFGSVYKGILKNCRNIAVKVFKLQDEHAHQNFSRECNALKRVRYRNVIKIISTCTNLDFKALILPFVSNGNLERWLYPPEGSGCRLNLSDRIRIAMEIVEGMAYLHHYCFVQVIHCDLKPNNVLFGDDMTASIADFGLSNLIFSNSVNFLTSTNALRGSIGCIAPEYGIGGNLTTKGDVYSYGILVLELLTRKRPVDDMFNEGINLQKWIEMHFPNRISDVVDNCLLTDVDESKKSMSIVNKEIMFNLCYLDGIVYCDMIDGFTFEIVSEKMLL from the exons ATGACCGGCACAGTGCCTCTGGGAATTGGGAAAATGCAGCAGCTGAGTTGGTTTAATTTGTGGCATAATCATTTTGTTAGTGGGAGCAGTGGTTTATCTATTTTAACAGTGTTAACTAATTGCTCCAGCTTGGAACATCTTGATTTGGCATTTAATTATTTTACTGGTGTCCTGCCCACTTCAATTGGTCGCCTTTCAAAGTCACTCTCGTATCTAGCTTTGAACTCAAATGAAATTAGGGGAAGTATACCAGATGAGATTGGTAATCTCACAAACTTGACTCTATTAGATCTAAATGCAAGCCAATTAAATGGGACAATTCCATCTGCACTCAGTAGACTTCCAAATCTGGAAAGATTATATTTGCACACAAACAATTTACAGGGAAGAATTCCAGAAAGTTTTTGCCATTCAAAAAAGCTTGGATTGTTGTCACTCAGTGAGAATATGCTTTCAGGCCAAATTCCAGAAAGTCTTGGCAAGCTTCCACAATTACGAGATCTtattcttcatcacaatcaactctCAGGCAAAATACCTGCCAGTTTAGGGAGATGTCAGACATTGGAAACGGTGGACTTGGCCAACAACAAACTATCCGGAAATCTACCTCCTGAAGTTGCAG CTATAGATGTTTCTCAAAACAATTTCTCAGGAGGCATTCCCAGTACACTGGCAAGCTGCAAGGAGTTGGAATACCTAAATCTTTCTTTGAATGCATTCGAGGGGCCAATCCCTCCATTACTGGCAGATCTACAAAATCTGCAGTACATGGATCTTTCTTGCAATAATTTGTCAGGAATGATACCCGTGGCTTTCAAAAAGATGAAAATGCTTCAGCATCTCAATCTCTCTTCAAACATGCTAGCTGGAGAGGTACCAAAGGGAGGGGCTTTTGCAACTCTTGATGCCTCAGAAGTCATGGGAAACCTGGGCTTGTGTGGTGGATGGATTAATTTGCCGCCATGCTCTCATTCCAAGCACAACCAACCATCAGTCTCCAAAAAGGTGATAATCCCTATTGTTGTTGGCATTGTAATTTTGATCATCTCTCTTCTATTGGAAGCATTTTCTTATAGATATAGAAGTTTGAGTACCCCTTCTCTCAAAGTATGGCCTCCAAAATTTTCATATGAAGAACTTGTAGATGCAACTGGTGGGTTCAATGACGAAAATCTTTTAGGAATTAGCAATTTCGGGTCGGTTTATAAAGGGATTCTAAAGAATTGTAGAAATATTGCTGTTAAAGTTTTCAAGTTGCAAGATGAACATGCTCACCAAAATTTTAGTAGAGAATGCAATGCATTAAAAAGAGTTCGGTATCGCAATGTAATTAAAATCATTTCAACATGCACGAACCTTGATTTTAAAGCCTTAATTCTTCCATTCGTGTCAAATGGAAATTTGGAGAGATGGTTGTATCCTCCTGAAGGGAGTGGATGTAGATTAAATTTGAGTGATCGGATAAGGATAGCAATGGAGATAGTAGAAGGAATGGCATATCTTCATCATTATTGCTTTGTTCAAGTGATTCATTGTGACCTCAAGCCCAACAATGTTCTATTCGGAGATGATATGACTGCGAGTATAGCAGATTTTGGCCTTTCCAATCTTATTTTCAGCAATTCTGTAaattttttgacttctacaaatgCACTTAGAGGATCTATTGGCTGCATTGCACCAG AGTATGGAATAGGCGGAAATCTTACTACAAAGGGAGATGTGTACAGTTATGGAATTCTAGTTTTAGAGTTGTTGACAAGGAAGAGACCAGTAGATGATATGTTCAATGAAGGAATCAATCTACAAAAATGGATAGAAATGCATTTTCCAAATAGAATTTCAGATGTGGTGGATAATTGCCTTCTTACAGATGTTGATGAATCAAAGAAATCAATG TCTATTGTgaacaaagaaataatgttcaacTTGTGTTACCTAGATGGTATAGTATATTGTGACATGATTGATGGATTCACATTTGAAATTGTGAGTGAAAAGATGCTGTTGTGA
- the LOC131065429 gene encoding putative leucine-rich repeat receptor-like serine/threonine-protein kinase At2g24130 → MVMLSLLLFFSALPSHMAKSSNHSDQQALMAFKVSISLEPYNSLSDWSPNHTFCNWIGITCSSRRQRVVSLNLTGKGLLGSISPSLGNLSFLRVLALPIDSFKGHIPYQLGMLFRLKRLRLSKNNLEGIIPSSLGGCRSLQFLLLSYNNLSGSIPAEFSLLSNLETMALGLNKLTGVIPPFLGNLSFLRIIALEQNRLQGVIPAELGRLSELQEVYLWGNRLTGEIPSTVGNWTQLQVLELNNNQMTGTVPLGIGKMQQLSWFNLWHNHLVIGSSGLSILTVLTNCSSLEHLDLAFNYFTGVLPTSIGRLSKSLSYLALNSNEIRGSIPDEIGNLTNLTLLDLNANQLNGTIPSALSRLPNLERLYLHTNNLQGRIPESFGQSKKLGLLSLSENMLSGQIPESLGKLPQLRDLILHHNQLSGKIPASLGRCQTLETVDLANNKLSGNLPPEVAGLQNLQFYFNISKNLLQGSILEMSKMVMVLAIDVSQNNFSGGIPSALASCKELEYLNLSSSAFEGPIPPLLADLQNLQYMDLSCNNLSGMIPVAFKKMKMLQHLNLSSNMLAGEVPREGLL, encoded by the coding sequence ATGGTGATGCTATCTCTGTTACTCTTTTTCTCGGCGCTGCCTTCTCATATGGCAAAGTCTTCTAATCATTCTGATCAACAAGCTCTCATGGCTTTCAAAGTTTCTATCTCTCTCGAACCATATAATTCCTTGTCAGATTGGTCTCCCAATCACACCTTCTGCAATTGGATAGGAATCACCTGCTCTTCTCGTCGACAGCGTGTGGTTTCCTTGAATCTCACTGGTAAGGGATTACTTGGGTCAATCTCTCCCTCCCTGGGAAATCTTTCCTTCCTTAGAGTACTTGCTCTCCCTATTGATAGCTTCAAAGGCCATATTCCATATCAGCTTGGAATGCTATTTCGCCTGAAAAGGCTTCGGTTGTCCAAAAACAATTTGGAAGGTATCATTCCATCCTCTCTAGGAGGCTGTCGTTCTTTACAATTTCTCTTACTGTCGTATAACAATTTAAGTGGAAGCATTCCCGCTGAATTTAGTCTTCTTTCAAATTTAGAAACCATGGCATTAGGCTTAAATAAATTGACAGGTGTTATCCCACCTTTCTTAGGAAACCTGTCCTTTTTAAGAATTATTGCCTTGGAACAAAATAGACTGCAAGGTGTTATTCCTGCTGAGTTGGGAAGGCTATCTGAGTTGCAAGAAGTGTATTTGTGGGGAAACCGACTCACTGGAGAAATACCCAGCACAGTGGGTAATTGGACTCAGCTGCAAGTGCTGGAATTGAACAACAACCAAATGACCGGCACAGTGCCTCTGGGAATTGGGAAAATGCAGCAGCTGAGTTGGTTTAATTTGTGGCATAATCATTTGGTTATTGGAAGCAGTGGTTTATCTATTTTAACAGTGTTAACTAATTGCTCCAGCTTGGAACATCTTGATTTGGCATTTAATTATTTTACTGGTGTCCTGCCCACTTCAATTGGTCGCCTTTCAAAGTCACTCTCGTATCTAGCTTTGAACTCAAATGAAATTAGGGGAAGTATACCAGATGAGATTGGTAATCTCACAAACTTGACTCTATTAGATCTAAATGCAAACCAGTTAAATGGGACAATTCCATCTGCACTCAGTAGACTTCCAAATCTGGAAAGATTATATTTGCACACAAACAATTTACAGGGAAGAATTCCAGAAAGTTTTGGCCAATCAAAAAAGCTTGGATTGTTGTCACTCAGTGAGAATATGCTTTCAGGCCAAATTCCAGAAAGTCTGGGCAAGCTTCCACAATTACGCGATCTtattcttcatcacaatcaactatCAGGCAAAATACCTGCCAGTTTAGGGAGATGTCAGACATTGGAAACGGTGGACTTGGCCAACAACAAACTATCCGGAAATCTACCTCCTGAAGTTGCGGGTCTTCAGAATCTCCAGTTCtatttcaacatttccaaaaattTACTTCAAGGTTCTATTTTGGAAATGAGTAAAATGGTTATGGTTTTAGCTATAGATGTTTCTCAAAATAATTTCTCAGGAGGCATTCCCAGTGCACTGGCAAGCTGCAAGGAGTTGGAATACCTAAATCTTTCTTCGAGTGCATTCGAGGGGCCAATCCCTCCATTACTGGCAGATCTACAAAATCTGCAGTACATGGATCTTTCTTGCAATAATTTGTCAGGAATGATACCCGTGGCTTTCAAAAAGATGAAAATGCTTCAGCATCTCAATCTCTCTTCAAACATGCTAGCTGGAGAGGTACCAAGGGAGGGGCTTTTGTAA